The Haloplanus sp. GDY1 genomic sequence CGTCATCGCCTCCGCGATTCTCGACAGCCGCGACATGTCGAACGCGGGGTTGGCGAGGTCGCGCTGTCGCCGCCACCGCTCCCCCTCGCTCAGGAGCAACCCGTCGCCGAGGAGGCGTCCGAGCGCGTCGTCCTGGAACGCCGGCTTCCGGTATTTCCCGTGGTCGCCCACGAGGACCCGTTCGACGTCGGCCGGGTTCGTGACGATGTACGTCTCCAGCGGGCCGAGTTCCACCTCGACCACGTCGCCGTAGGCCGACTCACACGCCGACAGGAACGCGAAGGGATCGCGGGCGTACTGCCTGCTGTTGCCGAAGACTGGCTCTCCGCGGGGACCGGGCGGCCGTGACTGCTGGCGCATCGAGGGGGGTTAGGAAGGGACCGGCATAAGCGCACGGCCCGGTACGGGCGCCGGACCTACCCCCCGGACTCCGCGACGAGCCAGTAGTCGTACGGCCGGTCCGTGTAGGCTTCGAGCGAGAGCGTCACCTCGTGGCGCCCCGCGGGGCGCCCGGACGCCACCCTGACGCGCTTGCCGCTCGCGCCCCGAACGCCGGTCGCCGCCGTCCCGTTCGGGTACGTCGCCGTCACGTCGGTGACGAGCAGGGCGTGTCCGGCGTCGAACCGACCGGGGGCGGCGATCCGGCCGAGCGAGCGGCCGTCGTCGAGTTCGGTGAGGTCCACGGTGACCGGCTCCGAGCGCCGACACTCGCCGCTCGGCGGGGCGATGGGCGTGATCGTCGGCTCGTACGGCCCGGAGAACGTCCCACGCCAGCACGGCCCCATGTCTTCGGAGCGTTCGACGAAGACCACCTGCAGGGTCACGGTCACCGACTCGACGTTCTCGGGCACCGTGCCCGCGCGGACGACGTACTCGACGCCGACCGGCGAGGGGGTCGGCGTGGCCGTCGATGTCGGCGTCGGCGTGGTCGTCGGCGATGCCTCGGGGGCCAGTCCCACACAGCCGGCGAGGACCAGCGAGAGGGCGAGGGCGAGGACGGGAACGCCGCGTCGCATATCCGACCCCTGTGGGTTCGCTCGCAAATGTTTTGCGGCCCCGACTCGGGTATCGAAGACGCGAGTGACCCCTCACGGCGACGGCGGATCGCCGTCGTAGGCGTCCAGGTCGGCGAAGAAGTTCAGCGTCGCGAACTTCAGTTTCTCGGGCGCCACGTCGATGAGTTCGTCCCGCTCCTCCGGCGGGAACGAGTCGCGGACGCCGTACTTCCCCATGTCGCGCCCGGCGCGCGTGTAGCGCTTGTCCAGCAGGACGCGCACGCCGTAGTCGTCCGGCGAGCGGATCACCCGCCCGAGGGCCTGTCGGGTCTTCCGGATCGTCGGAATCTCGACGGCGTAGCGCCACCCCGCGTCCCGCCGGTCGTCGTAGACCCGGTCGTAGGCGTCCTGGACGGCCTCCAGCCGCTCCGAGAGGCTGGGGTAGGGAACCCCGACGACGACGACGGCCCGCGCGTCGTCGCCGTCGAAGCTCACCCCCTCGCCGAGGGTCCCCCACAGCGACGTGAAGAGGGCGGCGCCGTCGTCGGCGACGAACCGCGCTCGGAGGTCCTCCGTCGGTGTCCCCGCCTCGTCGAGGTAGGCGTTCGGGGCGTCGAGCAGGTCGTGGTACCGCTCGGCCTCGCCGTAGGAGGGGAAAAACAGGAGGACGTTCCCGGGCGTCATCCGGACCACGTCGTCGAGCGTCTCGGCCACCGTCGCCTGCGTCTCGGGGTCGTCGCGGTCGCTCGCGAACAGCGCCGGCCCCTCGACGGCGAAGGTCCGCCGGCGCTCCTCGGGGTACTCAAGCCCGTAGGCGAGCGTCACCGGGTCCGACAGGCCGAGGACGTCCCCGAGGACGTCGAACGGGCGGAGCGTCGCGCTCATCAGCACGCTCGCGGCCACCTCCTCGAACAGCCCCTCGGTCACCTGCCGGGGGATCGCGGTGTAGAGTTCCGCCCGGCCGTACACCTCGTCGGTGCCCGCGTCGCGGCGCACCGCGGCCATGGGGTGCCGGCCGAGGTCGGCCCCCTCGCCCATCCAGTCGGCGATGAAGCCCGCCGCCTGCAGGGTCGCGGACTCCTTTCGGGTCGTCGTCTCGCCCCGGCGGTAGGCCTCCTCGTACGCCTCGTCGAGGCTCTCGCCCACCTGCCGCGCGAGGTCGATTTCGGCGTCGATCCCCCCGCCCTCGTAGGCGTCGAGGAAGGCGAGGGTGAGGTCGTCCCGCCGGTCCTCGTTGGCGATGCCGAGTTCGTGCCACTCCTCGCCGACCTGTTCGCGTTCGCCGAAGCCGAGGGCGTCGTCGACCGCGGTCTCCAGCCCCGACCGGAACGCCTCGACGACGTTTCTCGCCCGCCCGGCCCGCGAGTCGTCGGCGTCCGCCAGTTCCGAGAGCGCCCCCTCCAGCGTGCGCGCCGAGAGCGTCCGCGTGGCGTGGTCCCGCGCCGCCGACTCGACGTTGTGAGCCTCGTCGAAGACGGTGATCACCTCGGCGGGCTCCCGCCCGAGCCACCGGAAGAAGTGCTCGCGGATCGACGGATCGAGCAGGTGGTGGTAGTTACAGACCGCGAGGTCGATCCCCTCCATCCCCTCCTTGAGGAGTTCGTAGCCACAGAGCCCCCGCTCGTCGGCGTAGGCGTAGATCTCCTCCGGGGTTCGGACGCCCTCGAACAGCCAGTCGTGGAAGTCGTCGGTGTCGCGGGTGAGGTTCGCGCGGTAGTGCTCGCAGACGTTGGCCGACTCCAGGTCCTCGATTTCCTCCGCCAGTCCGTCGAGTTCGTCGAGGACGGCCGAGCGGGCCTCGGCGGCCTCCTCCTCCCCGGCCCGGGCGTCGTCGAGGAGCGCCTCGCTTCGCTCGGCGAGTTCCCGGCGGTCCCGCTCGGCCTCGACCAGCGACCGGGTCGTCTCCTTGAGGCTCCGGCACTCCTCGTAGCCCACGTCGAGGTGGCACATCGAGGCCTTGCCCTTGAACACCACCGCCCGGATGGGCTCCTCGGCCGCGATGGCGCGGGCGTCCTCGACGAACTGGCGCATCTGCTGGTGGACGTTCGTCGTGATGACGACCGTTCGGTCCTCCTCACGGGCGTGGGCGAGCGCCGGCACCAGGGCGGACAGCGTCTTGCCCGTCCCGGGGGCGCCCTCCATCAGCACGTCCTGACCGCGAGCGAGCGCGTTGGCGATCCGGTCCATCGCCTCGCGCTGGTTCGGATACGGCGACTCGTACGGAAAGAACCGCTCGTGTCCCGCCCTGTCTGCCACGGGAGAGACTTGCGCGTGCCGGGATTAAAACCCTCGGCAGTCACACGCCCTCGGTCGCGACGTAGACGGCCCCGAGGACCGCGCCGTAGACGACGTGCCACAGCAGCGACGGGGGCGCGAAGTTGGGGAACGGCGGCGACGCCGGCGACCCCACCGCGCCCAGCCAGAGGGGCATGAGCAGCGCCGCGAGGCCGATCCACGTCGCGACCCCCCACGCGATCCCGAGGCCGACGATCCGCACCGGTTCTTCGACCGCCGCCGCCCCGACCAGCGCCGCGAAGACCACGCCCAGCACCGCCCCGTGGGAGACGTGGACGACCATCCCCAGGCCGGGGTTCGGCGGCGGCGCCAGCCCGTACAGCGAGGGGATCGCCACCGCCAGCGTCGGCGGGTTCATCGCCAGGACGAGCGCGCCCATCACCAGCGCCCCCCCGATCCCGCCGAGGACGCCCGCCCGCCAGTTGCCGCTCCGGACTCCGGTGTCGTCGGTCGTGTCGGTTATCGTCGCCATACACGACGCCGACGCGCTCCGGGGAGAACCCCCTTCGGGAGTCGGGCGCCGCCCACACACCGCCCCGAAAGGATAATGAACTGTCACGTCGTCCGGTAGTTGCGTTCGGGTGTCGTGCGCTGGCGACGCACGACCGCTTCCGTCGGCAGTCCGCCTACGTCAGCAGTTCGACCAGCAGCCCCGCCTGTGCGTGCAGGCGGTTCTCGGCCTGCTGCCAGACGATCGCGCGGTCGCTCTCGACGACGTCGTCGGTGATCTCCTCGCCGCGGTGGGCGGGCAGACAGTGCATCACCGCGGCGTCGGTCCCCGCGAGGAGGTCGGCGTTCACCTGGTAGCCCTCGAACGCCGCCAGTTTCTCCTCGCGTTCGTCTTCCTCGCCCATCGACACCCAGACGTCGGTGTAGACGACGTCCGCGTCGGCGACGGCGTCGCCGGGATCCTCGACGACGGTCGGCGCGCGCCCGAGTTCGGCCGCGCGGTCCATCACCGCCCCGTCGACGCCGTAGGTCGGCGGGGTCGAAACCGTCACGTCCAGGTCCGCGAGCGCCGCCCCGAGGACGAACGACTGGGCGACGTTGTTGCCGTCGCCCACCCACGCGACGGTCACGTCGTCGAACCCGCCGAACCGCTCGCGGATCGTCAGGAGGTCCGCGAGCGTCTGGCAGGGGTGGGCGTCGTCGGTCAGCCCGTTGATGACCGGCACGTCGGCGTACTCGG encodes the following:
- a CDS encoding ATP-dependent DNA helicase, which gives rise to MADRAGHERFFPYESPYPNQREAMDRIANALARGQDVLMEGAPGTGKTLSALVPALAHAREEDRTVVITTNVHQQMRQFVEDARAIAAEEPIRAVVFKGKASMCHLDVGYEECRSLKETTRSLVEAERDRRELAERSEALLDDARAGEEEAAEARSAVLDELDGLAEEIEDLESANVCEHYRANLTRDTDDFHDWLFEGVRTPEEIYAYADERGLCGYELLKEGMEGIDLAVCNYHHLLDPSIREHFFRWLGREPAEVITVFDEAHNVESAARDHATRTLSARTLEGALSELADADDSRAGRARNVVEAFRSGLETAVDDALGFGEREQVGEEWHELGIANEDRRDDLTLAFLDAYEGGGIDAEIDLARQVGESLDEAYEEAYRRGETTTRKESATLQAAGFIADWMGEGADLGRHPMAAVRRDAGTDEVYGRAELYTAIPRQVTEGLFEEVAASVLMSATLRPFDVLGDVLGLSDPVTLAYGLEYPEERRRTFAVEGPALFASDRDDPETQATVAETLDDVVRMTPGNVLLFFPSYGEAERYHDLLDAPNAYLDEAGTPTEDLRARFVADDGAALFTSLWGTLGEGVSFDGDDARAVVVVGVPYPSLSERLEAVQDAYDRVYDDRRDAGWRYAVEIPTIRKTRQALGRVIRSPDDYGVRVLLDKRYTRAGRDMGKYGVRDSFPPEERDELIDVAPEKLKFATLNFFADLDAYDGDPPSP
- a CDS encoding histidine kinase → MATITDTTDDTGVRSGNWRAGVLGGIGGALVMGALVLAMNPPTLAVAIPSLYGLAPPPNPGLGMVVHVSHGAVLGVVFAALVGAAAVEEPVRIVGLGIAWGVATWIGLAALLMPLWLGAVGSPASPPFPNFAPPSLLWHVVYGAVLGAVYVATEGV
- the argF gene encoding ornithine carbamoyltransferase gives rise to the protein MSVETTDLLDVDDLTAAELAAVLDRAAAIKAGEDDTDLPRQTLAMVFEKPSTRTRTSFETAMTRLGGHAIFLGPDDIHLGRGEPVKDTARALAGYADAIMARLFDHADAEELAEYADVPVINGLTDDAHPCQTLADLLTIRERFGGFDDVTVAWVGDGNNVAQSFVLGAALADLDVTVSTPPTYGVDGAVMDRAAELGRAPTVVEDPGDAVADADVVYTDVWVSMGEEDEREEKLAAFEGYQVNADLLAGTDAAVMHCLPAHRGEEITDDVVESDRAIVWQQAENRLHAQAGLLVELLT